The Liolophura sinensis isolate JHLJ2023 chromosome 6, CUHK_Ljap_v2, whole genome shotgun sequence genomic sequence TTAGGCCCGATAGCTTACACGACCACGTGGaccgtctgtctgtttgtttgtttaccgGCAAGTAATTACCACAAGGCCCCACGtgctaattaaataaatagggACCATAACTCTGACCTCACCACCTAATGTGCATTTAGTAGCATAAAAGTGTAAATGGTAATAGAGGTAAACAAACTGTGTGAATATATCCAcataattaaattttacatataaaaatagttacatatatatatatatatatatatatatatatatatatatatatatatatatatatatatatatatatatataatgtgaaaAAACACAGGCAACCCCTATCACGCCATATTGTTAACAAATAATTGCATCAAATAAAAGCATGGGTGCAAAAGTATACATCATACACGGTAGTTCACTTTCGCCTATTTGCACATGAATGTAGCTTATGCAAATATAAGGCCATGATCAAGACTTAAGATGAGAGAACTGGACCTAATGTTAAAGGGATAACAATAATATCTGTCTATGACTGTATAGTTATAGGTTGATTTAGAAACCTGTGTTTTTATGCGCAATTCAGTGTTATTCAGTGCTAAaagcaaataaagaaaatgccTTACACGACAGCAAAATGTCAAGCCGTACACTTCACAAGACTGTATATTATCATTGTAACTCGTTTTGTTTGTACAGTGTGGGCTCATTATTACCCCAGTATCTTTTGCATCTATATAGCTCACGGGAATCGAATACAGccggattttaaaaaaaacctgcACCTATACATTTATAACCTTTGTGATTAACTTCATAACCCTTCCACTTAATCTTAACTTCTAACTGGTGTTTTTGTTGCACAGATGGTCCCAAGTTTACAGAATGCACCTTTAGGCGCACACAATATAACTTACATGTTTTCGGGGACACAGTAGGTGACCAAGCTCTAACCTGTTGGGCTGAGCTCACTGCCAAAACGTTTAAGGAGGACGCAATGGAACCCCAAATACcgatatgtgtatgtacagagTGTACTTTTTTATACACCGTAATTAAAGTCAGGATTATTTACCACAGAACGTGTTGGGATCTTAAATAGTTTAGGGTGTGCTAATATACGGTAAATTCTTCCCAGGACCCCTGTTCCCGTGACGATCACCAACGATTGCCAGGCTGTTTTCAGAGATTTCTCGGATTGACTGAACTCTTTAATCTCTCAAACAGTTTCAGTATGGGTCCAAATTGAAGCCAGCCCTGTTCTTCACTGAAGCAGTGAGCTTGCCCCCTGTGCGGACAGCTGAGTGAATGGCGCGAGGAGCACGATCACTTATCGTCTGCTCACTGATTTCATCGGTATCCCTGACTTAACTCATCAAGCATCGGTAATGTTTGGCGGTGACACCAAGTGTCTTATCTGATCGCGGACAAGCCACGAGTCGGAATCATCAGAAAATTACTCAATAAACACTGACCGATGAGCGAAATCAGCCAGTGACTGCCGGAAATGACAGGAGCAAATGGCCGCAAGGTTTGCGTGGTGGTCACACACGACACCGGAAACGCTGAAATGGCTGTTAAGGAAGAAATCAGAAAGAAATATGTTACCGGTTAGGGTATCCAAATTACATTCCGATATCAAGGTCATTCATTTACTCCTAAGGTTTGACTACACTCGAATTTGTGGATTCAGAAGACAACACTGAAAGTTTCATTTGATAAATAACTTGCGCGAGTATACATGTTACGCCTCTTCATACACGttataaataacaacaacaactttaaCTTTATCTACTCAACTGGTACAACTTGTGTGGCCAAGTGTACTTCTATACACGACGACTTTCCTTTCTGACAATATAGCTGCTTTAGAAGAGACCTTTAAAATGCATGTGAACGATAACGTTGAGAAGAACAATTGATGCACCAGTTTGACTATTGCATGACTTCAGGTAAATGGTCCCTTCaatggtaaatatttaaatacatatgcATTAACATGCCGCGTATATTTCATTATGACTTATATTGCAAATCGATGGAATGAGTATTATGGATCTTGACATTGGTCTTGTACATTTCGTCAATGCCTTGTGTATTCATTAAACGAATTCTTGTCGATTATGCCCATCCATTAAATaaagtatacatttattaataattGAGGAAAACAATTCTCTTTCTATTGGAGGAAAAAGTTGAAGTATGAGTTTTGGCAAGAAGATACATTCACGAGACTTAAGAATACATTGtctgtgtatttatataaacattttattcagcCCTTTATACATCTATCGCCACACAGATTTAGTAGAGTTGAACAATTATAGTTGTCACAATCCAATTCCGGACAAAAACGTAATCGTGTTTTTGTCAGTCTATTGATATAGCCCGGATCGATGGTGAGAGACTGCTCAAAGCCTGCGCTCTTCTAGCCGCGGATATATGGCTTTAGCGTATGTGGTCCACATTATACAGGTCTGTAAAAACTAATGGATGGTGAATAGAGTTACCACAACACCTTTTAACCTGCCGAATCTATCATCAGCCTCGCCGTGTACTAGCTCCAGTACATGTGCCCTGAATTAGGCACAGCCGGCAGTCGAGATGACTCCCTCTTTCATAGCTGCCCCGATTTCCTCACCGAACTTGTTCTGGGGGTAATGGAATAACCATCAGCCTTAGACAAAGGCCCCCACCAGGGTGGCGGTCTTCACTTGCCCTCCACACCTACAACGTCCAGCACTATTATATCCGGTCCGTTTTGACATTTAGAGGATCTGAAAAAGCAAAATTCCGCACTTAATCGTTTCATGTGAAACCGGAAAACCTAAGTGTTTATGACTATAGAACACTGTGTTTCGCGTATATCCAATAGTAAATACAGCGCCACTAAGCCACTCTTCTGACACTGGAGTGCTGCTCcttggaaaaaaacaaatagaaaaaaaaaatagggcgaatttattttatatgaatCCATAACTATGAGCTAATCTGTATAGTTCATTGAGCATTTTGTACTGTGATATAAGTGgagataatttaaaaatttaaaacagtaTTATTTAACATACATCTCTAGTCATTGAAGTTACCTTGTATATGTGACAAAtaacaaaactattttaaacaatatatctATTGAGTTGGTCACAAAAATTCTCCATAAAACTGATGGCTTTGAAAGTGTAGGGCCTATAAATCAAGGTTCCAGTAAACCGGTCCACATTCTGATCCAGAACGACTCTGCAGAACCCGTAAACTGagaaatacatgaacacatgtttTTCTAGCCACCCCATTGTTGATAATGACGGTTTTAAAGCGCCCCTTACTGTTAGACTAAGAGACCTGGTCGCTCATCAATTGGCTTTAAGATCGATTCAGACGTGTCTATTTGCCGAAAATTATCTTTTCGTCCTCCAGGGCCCGGCTCTTAGATCTCAACAATGGGCTTCTTGCTCACAAGTGTTTTCCAAAAAACTTGTCCAATCTATACTTCGGTCCCCTGAGACATCCTGGACGAGAACCTAAAGACAATTCTCAGTGCCAGTTACTCATTGATAACGGGTGCTTTGCTTTCTCCGCGGCTTGATAAGAAAACGACTCATTTAGACTTCTCTCTCTTTCTCCACCATTCAAACAAGAGGATCGTCAATTCGCCCGTATTAAAAGCACCACCTATTATCCCTTTCGCTCAAATGTCGACAAAATGATGACATTACCATAAAATTATCGTTGAATCGGCTCAGCTGGGCGACTGGTGCTACAAGAGGGAGACGTATTAGTCTCAAGGGTTCTCGAATTTGCAAAAGAAAGGCCAAATTACTGTCGTTAGCGGGAGAATTATTCGGCTGTTGTGGCGCGTGCCATTGTTGTAAGCAGCCACTCCCAAACCGCAGTTTGCCGAGGATAGTGTATAAACGCCCGCCTTGCAATGTTCGCGTTGAAAGAACAAAATGAGGGGATGTAAGATGAGAGTATTAATCAAGGGAAATTTCACGTCTTTAATGTATGTTAGCGCTGTGTGTTACACTAAGTGAAGCCCAGGCTGATTCGCTACAGGCACCATTGACGAGGTACTGACAGAAGCGGAGCAATTCGGCCATGATATTTATTGTTTGGCGTCAAACCTCTACGGCGCCCATTAGTAAGACAACACTCTTTTATTACCAAAGGTACACAAACCTCATTATGCCGATAATATACGGGCCCCTTGGAAATTTCGCCGCCTTTCTTTATACGTGGTCTATGGTCGTGTTACGCGCACACAACGCCCGCAATGTCCACGGTCAACCGTTGTTACTGAAAACATATTTCCATTAAACGGTGATTCCTATAGGTTATCAGTCGTacaagcgtttttttttttttgacagaataTCCCCTTGTTCAGGTGAGGATTTTGTTTGCCGATATTCTGCCTTGTGCTGAGCTCATTGTATCCACTTAATCAGCTCCTTTCAGATGCACATCGATTTTGATCTGGTTATTGTATTCTGTATACATCCTCAATCTGCCATCCATTTTCTCAACTACatcacatgtacttcacaacATCTTCTCGCTCCCGCTCAACCCACTTCTCCATCATCAAGTATTTTCAAGTGGTTCAATAAAGAGAGATTAATAAACCTGATAATTTAAAACTCATCTGAATCGTATTTCAAGGACTAATTGCACTTGTACAGCTGAGTCGTGCAGGTTCATACTATACTTTTACCATAGCAAGAAAatgcaaatgaacaaataaataaataaataaataaataaataaataaataaataaaaaagcataCAGTCACTTGCATAGGATTCTCcctttattatatttataaatatatatatatatatatattaataaaagtaggcctactcaatTTTTATGAATCACTGAGAGGAAGAAAAATAACCGTTCACCTAATCATTACATTAAATGCTAATTAATTTTTGTATGATATGAAACTTGGAAGATTCAGTACTGGGGAGAGCTACAGAGTAAAATTCAGTTCCAGTATTTCGTTATAGCCCTCGGTTTTGTTCATCATCTGTCGTGTGATTAGCGCTAACGAAattagcagtaatgtaatcaaAACAATAGAGAGAGGATACATCGGGGATTCACGCAACCTACGTGTAGCGTTGGTGGCATATGGGAAGTATCAATACTGGGGTCCATTTCATGAGGTAGAATTACACCTATTAATTAGTTTGGCTATTTACATTGACAGATTTAAATATGTTAGCACGTGTCATCTTAATATTATTACAAGTGACTATTACTTCACACGTATAAGCAAATCACAGATGTCTATTAACATACTTAACCCTctgataaatgtatttaatagcCTTGGTTTAAATGGCTCGATAGTGTATTTTTTTCGACGATTAATTCACTGGATTTATTCTTGTGTTTACGTAGCAGATAATTCGTTTCgtatttctctttatttttgtcACTCTCACAACatctttaaaactttaaatgtatatataacaccccccccccccccccaaaaaaaaaaaaaattgagaacaaAATTGCAGATAAATGCCACATATGGGCTGGCAGTATAATAAAGAAGCATGCATATGTAGACATTTTTGGAATTGATTTTAAAGCACACTGTTGTGGAAAAGTTTTGTTGTCCGTGACAGAGAAGAGGACAAAATTGGACATAAAGCGGTATAGACTTCGGTCATTTCACGACCATAAGAAAATGATATTCAGTCAAGAGATATAGACAATATTTGAGGTATGTCCTACCTGTTTGCCCAGCTAAAGGCCTGGGTCTCGAACCCTTCCCATGGGACTGTGCGTAACCCATTCccacaactttaattcgacaaACAATAGCAAGCATGCCTGTGCACGTGCACAAACACGGCTGTCCGTTTCCCCCGGGGGACGAGGAGTTGAACCCAATCCCCTCCATCACGCTCGGGCTTCCCGGTACCTTCCCTTTCTCAAAGGGATGTAGCATCATCCATCCCACGATGGTTTCATTTGCCTATTCCAGCGCCCACGGAAGATGGTATTAATTAGGGTATCTCCACCCCTAACAACCAACATGAAACTTACACAAAGCGTTCCTCGCCCGTCCATTGGAATTCAGAAAAACAACTGTGATTTTGCGTATCCTCCTTCGATCCTCAAGACAATGGTTTACTTTAGTGTCAGTGGGAAAATTATAAAAcgctaaaaaaaattgtctgtatAAAATCTGTTTACACTGATATATCCACTTTTTATATTGTGGATTTAGTTAGGCAATCTTAGTGTGCTAAATGCTGTTTTTGTAGGGgcaataaaattaaatgtgtaCAGGTCTTAATGCAGAGAATATCTATATATCAAGCCACTCACAGGATAGACTATACATTCGGCCTTCTACCACCCGGGAATACAAACACGGTGCCCTCTGCACCGAAATCATACCAGAGGACGAAGTTGTATCTTCCACGGTCCGTGGTGCTCCTGAATTACCTCGGAATCACCGCAACTCCAGTCAGCCAATGATCGTCTTATTTTGCAGTTGTGCCCTCAATTAAATTGATAGCCAATTAGAGACGCCCTCCGAAATTAATCGCGGGTTGCTATCAATTAAACCGTGATGATATCTGCAGGCACGCGCGCCTAACCTCTGCGCATGCGCACATAAGCCCTTGAATAGAAAGTGCACTTGTTCCTTGGAGTGTTAAGAACAGTCGGATGGCCTATGATCGGACAGTACGGACTGTTGACACTAGCCAGTAACTTTACACACAGCCACTCCTCGCTGACTGGAAAACACGGATTGTTTGTAAATTAACAGAAGGCGGAGGCCTCTTGTAGATTCTGGAGCTAACCTGTCCTAGGGTAAAGTTGTGGCAGAGATTGTTGTGGGATGGAAGGGGTGGCAAAAAGTGCCTCCCCGGGTCTAAGTCACAGCCCCGGCTCCGTCTACAGTGAGGACTCTATCAGCGATACTACCCCCAACAACCGACGAGCCATGTCACCTAACCTAAGACGGGGGGACGGGATGTGGTGCTCAGAGTCGGACACGGAATCCCCAACCGGTGGCGCCCGATCACCGTCAAGGTCCCCGGCCCCTGCCCACCCACGGCACCCCGTCCCTCGTGCACCTAAACGAGAGAGACTTGAGGGTCCTCAACCGGCCCACCAGCAACCCCCTTCATCTTGCCTGTCCCGCCAAAACGGCACACACTCTGGACCCATCCAACACGCCCACGGTCAACCTGCACGCATCAACACGACGGCTTTCTCTGTCCTCGATATCTTAGATCCTGCAAAGTTTACGGGATCAGGGACAACGACGAAGAAAAAGGTGTGGCATCCGTGGCTTGATGAGAACTCGATGATAAGCAACGATGAAAAACTGGAAGAGGACATTCACACAGGTAAGCtcacaaatatacacacaggGAAATACCGGTCTATCTGTATGAGTTATCTATAAAAAATTACCCAGTTATGTCTAGTTTTAACTataaatttttcacatttctgatTTGCACTGTTCACTTGAATCAACAGtgtaaaaatgtacaactgGTCGAATAAGAAAATTAAACGGGGACTATGTCCTCGTTTTGATAATGGCCCAAACTGCATGTGAATTTGTCTCTTTAGTGAAGGCTGTGTCCCAGAAGGTATTACGACAGACAATAAGGCAGACGGACATTAGGTTGCAATAAAGTGTACTGAAggttaaatatgtttttatattttgctgagttttttttctctacTCCAAGTATATTCTGATTTTTTGATGCTTTAGTGTAACGAACAGTGCATAAAAACCCTCCTGTattaatattgtttaaaataaataattatagaTAGGATCTGTAATTTTAACatgataaattaaaatatcGAAATacttaaatgtaaaatatactgtatctttatcatttattttttggcatttttcaaTGTAGAATAAATAAGCAGGAAAAGCAAgacaatttgaaaacaaatttatgtaaCACATCACACAAACACATGATTATTTTAAATCTGAATATCctcataaataaatctgaaaaagtagactgaaaaaaataaaacggaattaattgaaaaaaaaatggtcctATTACCATTTGGACGAAAATCGACAAGACACTTGATGCGCTGACTTTTATAAGTCGTTCTtataattcatttttaaattataaaatttgcGTGATGACAAGACCTCCCGATGTAGTCTGTGATTTAACAAACTTTTACACAACAGTTTTACAAAAGAACAGACGGACAACCATACACAACAGACTCAACAGCCTTTGATGTTACACAATATAGCGATGAATAATTTAACTATCGCTTAAGTGACGTCTGTGAAAAAGAGAATAGTTTCGCTCTTTGTGGAAAGATCTATTTACCGAGGGGTCATGTGCATTGTTTTCTAAGCACATGTTTTTGTGGCGATATCTTAAGGGTTTATTAAGTGAGCTGactaaataattaattaaatcaaTAGAATTTATAGATTTGGTAAACAGGTTCCGCAGACTGGGCCACGCCTGTCCTTGTGTTGAGGAAGTCTGTGTTGACGTATATACTTCATGGCCGTGTGTTAACCTCTGCGTTTCCACCACAGCCAACAATTCACGATGTTGACTTACACGCTGCTACTTAATTAGCTACCATACTATATAAACTTTCGGCGCGTTATTTACAAATTTGTCCTTAGGATTACGAAGAAATGTTGGAGAGAAACTGTGACGAATAATACCGTACAAGATAGCACTAAACTTCCATCATACACTGCATGGTCTTTGGCTACGATTTTTATTTGATGAGGCAAAATGAAACTAAACAAGCCAACATACATGTTCCAActttacataaaaatgtattttcgaaataaatatgtttcatAAATCGCGTTTAAAATATGTACTTTTGGACTGCAAAATATATGgagaatttaatttaaaaaaaaaattatttccgAATAAATAGGTCTGTGCACTCAGGGAATACGTAAAAATTGtctaagtttattttttatttatatttaaatcgTGAGCACACGATTACAAATGAACTTCAAAAATCACTTGCACAAAAACGATTATGAAAAACAATCTTCCTTGAATAATTGTTTTTGTCGGTCATTTTTTGGTGGTAAATTATCTAATTGCGTAACGATTTCTTTTGTGACAGATGGAAAGAGTGACAGCGATGACATGGAAAGCGACGATGATCCTGAGCGAGAAAAGTTAGGTTTAGATGGTTTGAagagtgatgatgatgacgacaaTGAAAATGGCAGCGAAAGGAAGAAACACAAGTCCGGGGACTCAAACAAATCGGGCAAGCCCCGCAGAGCAAGGACAGCTTTTACATATGAACAGCTGGTGGCGCTGGAAAATAAGTTCAAAACCACTCGGTATTTATCTGTATGTGAAAGACTGAATTTAGCGCTGTCCTTAAATCTTACAGAGACTCAGGTTAAAATCTGGTTCCAGAATCGACGGACGAAGTGGAAAAAACAGAACCCAGGCATGGATGTGAACAGTCCAACCATTCCGCCATCAAACAGTGGACTACCGGGCTACTCCTCGCCTTATTCCTCAAATCTTCTGTATAGCCAGGGTCTTCATCCTTATTTACAAAATCCCAGCTTATTCGGGCCGTTGGGTCTGTTCCGTACAGCGAGCCCATACAATGGACAACCATATCATTTATACCACCCTTACTTCAGCCAAACCACGTAGCCTCGATAGAGGCGTCATAGAGTGCCATGTAAAACTGTCTCGCCTCGGGAGTTCAAGCACGGGACTGAAAAATAATATTCGGCCGGGAGAATAGAAAACATCATGTGCCAGAGAAACGGAAATCCAAGTGTTCAGTCAATTGTATTAATATCGCGGCACGGGAAATATGTCGGGGAAGCAGGATTTCACCGAGACATTTGTGGTGTTGAAAGTATTACATAACTGTGTGAATGAGTCTGTTAATAATTTATCAGAGTGTATGAAGAAGAACAAAAGTtatatgtttaaatgtacatatatattatatatacatatatttgaaaccTAGCCACTGATCGTTAAAACCGTGGTTATGTCATACAGCAGCGTAAATTTGGGTCATCTTCAAAAATGCTGTAtaagaatttttgttttcattgatatATATGTTAAAGACAGATCTCAAAACAAAGTCCAGACTTAAACTTAGTGCTAGACTGTGGTTACTTTTCGGTAGAATCTGGTCATCAGATACAGAAAAGTGGATTAGACAGTATCATCATATTTGTATACTATGTGTTCTTCTGTGTCAAGTGCTTTACCAGCAAGgttgtactgtatttcacaaacTCCAGAATGCCATGACAATGTTTCTTGTATGTACCAGAATCTGAACCTCGCCGCTTGTCGCGAAGTATGGAGTTCTAATAATTTACTAATTTCAAATTGTCATGCACTTAAAATTTGTGTTACACACATGATGAATTTTATCAGTTTCAATGAATCACGAGGCTTGAACaattttctctctttctttGCTGAATATTATAAGTTAATTATTTCTTCTGAAAacttttgttctttattttactCTTGTGCCAAATTTAGTCCACGCTCGCTGAATGTGCTGCTTCGTTCAGAAAATTCAGAAACTAATTTATCCTTTTCAAAATGACGTATGCCATAAAACTCTTAACAGACATCTTTTGACAGGGAATTTTATTACTTTGAATTCCAGTTTGCAAACTACACTATCAACAGTGCGCTGTTATCCTAATACTTTGAAATATCTCTAACGATTGCATTTAATACACAATTTccattttatgtgtttttcctttaaacttgtatatgtataaagaCGTCGCCGtcgtgtatatttttttcaggtttaAGTACATCTTGTTTACTCTAGTACTTTCCTTATAATATTTCTCAGCTGAATTTCTATATAAAATGGTTACAAAAGACTTTCTTATGTAAGGTATAAGGTACCATCTTgagtgaaaataaatatgatttctgATCATTTCAAACCTGTGACATTAACTGTTTACTCCCAGTGATAGCCCCTTTTTACAGT encodes the following:
- the LOC135468803 gene encoding homeobox protein slou-like; the encoded protein is MEGVAKSASPGLSHSPGSVYSEDSISDTTPNNRRAMSPNLRRGDGMWCSESDTESPTGGARSPSRSPAPAHPRHPVPRAPKRERLEGPQPAHQQPPSSCLSRQNGTHSGPIQHAHGQPARINTTAFSVLDILDPAKFTGSGTTTKKKVWHPWLDENSMISNDEKLEEDIHTDGKSDSDDMESDDDPEREKLGLDGLKSDDDDDNENGSERKKHKSGDSNKSGKPRRARTAFTYEQLVALENKFKTTRYLSVCERLNLALSLNLTETQVKIWFQNRRTKWKKQNPGMDVNSPTIPPSNSGLPGYSSPYSSNLLYSQGLHPYLQNPSLFGPLGLFRTASPYNGQPYHLYHPYFSQTT